Proteins from a genomic interval of Paenibacillus lentus:
- a CDS encoding ABC transporter ATP-binding protein, translating into MHTETRSNQAFKGQKQTTRIEERFIYQDDELIDKAFDWKQFRRLFSYMKPYARQMLPLVLLMTVLGTITKLTVPYLTSIAIDKAIAPGSGNPSLKLLYILTGIIVALYIVQWISSRLRIKYTNIIGQRVIYDLRSDLFKHIQKLSFNFFDKRPAGSVLVRVTNDVNSLQDLFTNGVVNLMIDCVQLAGIVVILLLINWQLGLAVMITVPIMFLVSTKLRQKIRIAWQEVRMRNSRINSHLNESIQGIRVTQAYTQERENMRFFDMMNLDSKKSWDKASAMNQMFGPIIEITGGLGTFILFMLGAYMIQTGQLTIGLLVAFSNYVGNFWDPINRLGMMYNQLLVAMASSERIFEFIDEEPSITDKPGAKPLPPIEGNIEFKNVIFEYEKGRPALKGISLDVQPGQSIALVGHTGSGKSTIINLLSRFYDTTAGSIHIDGFDIRDVTVQSLRSQIGIVLQDTFIFSGSIRDNIRFGRLDATDEEVEAAAKAVDAHGFITKLPQGYETEVEERGNALSMGQRQLLSFARALLANPRILILDEATASIDTETELKIQEALKVLLKGRTSFIVAHRLSTIRNADNIVVLDHGEIKEQGSHEQLMGQKGIYSGLVEAQFRFL; encoded by the coding sequence ATGCATACAGAAACCCGCAGCAATCAGGCGTTCAAGGGACAGAAGCAGACAACGCGAATCGAGGAGCGCTTCATTTATCAAGATGATGAGTTAATTGACAAAGCGTTCGACTGGAAGCAGTTCCGTCGGTTATTCTCCTATATGAAGCCATATGCGAGGCAAATGCTGCCGCTTGTGCTCTTGATGACTGTTTTGGGGACGATTACAAAGCTGACGGTTCCCTATTTAACGAGTATTGCAATCGATAAAGCTATTGCACCCGGGTCTGGTAATCCTAGCTTGAAGCTGCTATATATTTTAACGGGGATTATTGTCGCACTTTACATTGTACAGTGGATATCCAGCAGACTTCGTATCAAGTATACAAACATCATCGGACAGAGGGTGATCTATGACCTTCGCTCCGACCTGTTCAAGCATATTCAGAAGCTATCCTTTAATTTCTTTGATAAGCGGCCAGCGGGCTCGGTGCTCGTCCGTGTCACGAATGACGTTAACTCGCTACAGGATTTGTTTACGAACGGTGTTGTCAATTTAATGATTGACTGTGTGCAATTGGCGGGGATCGTCGTTATCCTGCTGCTGATTAACTGGCAGTTGGGACTCGCCGTGATGATAACCGTGCCGATCATGTTCCTGGTTTCCACGAAATTAAGGCAGAAGATCCGGATCGCCTGGCAGGAAGTGCGGATGCGAAATTCCAGGATCAACTCCCATTTGAATGAATCGATCCAAGGAATCCGTGTTACCCAAGCGTATACGCAAGAGCGTGAAAACATGCGCTTTTTCGATATGATGAACTTGGACAGCAAGAAATCCTGGGATAAGGCATCGGCCATGAACCAGATGTTTGGCCCGATTATCGAAATTACCGGCGGATTAGGAACTTTTATTTTGTTCATGCTAGGTGCATACATGATTCAAACCGGCCAACTGACGATTGGGCTACTTGTGGCGTTCAGCAACTATGTAGGGAATTTCTGGGATCCGATTAACCGACTAGGAATGATGTACAACCAGTTGCTCGTCGCGATGGCCTCCTCGGAACGCATTTTTGAATTTATCGATGAGGAGCCGAGTATTACCGATAAGCCTGGGGCAAAGCCGCTTCCGCCAATTGAGGGGAATATTGAGTTCAAGAATGTCATATTTGAATATGAGAAGGGTCGCCCGGCTCTGAAGGGAATTTCCTTGGACGTTCAGCCTGGGCAATCCATCGCACTTGTGGGGCACACCGGATCAGGGAAAAGTACGATTATTAACCTGCTCAGTCGGTTCTATGATACAACCGCAGGCTCTATTCATATCGATGGATTTGATATTCGGGACGTCACCGTTCAAAGTCTGCGAAGCCAAATTGGCATCGTTCTTCAGGATACGTTTATTTTCTCGGGAAGTATCCGCGACAATATTCGTTTTGGCCGGCTGGATGCGACGGATGAAGAGGTTGAAGCGGCAGCCAAAGCGGTGGATGCGCATGGTTTCATCACGAAGCTTCCGCAAGGTTACGAGACTGAGGTGGAGGAGCGTGGAAACGCATTGTCGATGGGGCAGCGTCAACTGCTATCCTTTGCACGGGCGCTGCTCGCTAATCCCCGAATTCTTATTCTTGATGAAGCGACTGCGAGTATTGATACGGAGACTGAGCTGAAAATTCAAGAAGCGTTGAAGGTGTTACTGAAGGGAAGGACGTCATTTATTGTTGCTCACCGTTTGTCTACGATTCGTAATGCGGATAATATCGTGGTGTTGGATCACGGAGAGATCAAGGAACAAGGTTCTCATGAACAATTAATGGGACAAAAGGGAATTTACAGCGGACTTGTCGAAGCTCAGTTTCGTTTTTTGTAA
- the purT gene encoding formate-dependent phosphoribosylglycinamide formyltransferase → MWGAPQSEHAKSIMLLGSGELGKEVVIEAQRLGVRCIAVDRYEHAPAMGVAHESHVIDMLDGEALRALIIRVSPDLIIPEVEAIATDVLVELERKGYKVIPTAGATRLTMDREGIRRLAAEELGLPTADYRFASSLEELESAAAEIGYPCVIKPLMSSSGKGQSVCREPGDVSRCWQAALEGARAKQTRVIVEAFVPFISEITLLTVRSVSGTLFCPPIGHIQRDGDYVESWQPHVMSPTQLAEAEFIARQVTDALGGYGVFGVELFLTEEGVVFSEVSPRPHDTGMVTMVSQDLSEFALHVRAILGFPIPSIELLTPGASATLKSDFEGEEFAIAGIEEALRVPRTQVRVFGKPISKQGRRMAVALSGAEDVETARSRAKQAASSLKVVKVNE, encoded by the coding sequence ATGTGGGGTGCTCCTCAATCAGAGCATGCCAAGAGCATAATGCTGCTTGGCAGTGGGGAATTAGGTAAGGAAGTTGTCATTGAAGCTCAGCGGCTCGGTGTCAGATGTATTGCTGTAGACCGTTATGAGCATGCGCCCGCAATGGGAGTCGCACATGAATCCCATGTCATCGATATGTTGGACGGTGAGGCGCTTCGTGCGCTGATTATCCGCGTCTCACCGGATCTTATCATTCCAGAAGTCGAAGCGATTGCGACTGATGTTCTTGTTGAACTGGAACGAAAGGGTTATAAAGTTATTCCGACCGCTGGAGCTACAAGGCTCACGATGGATCGGGAAGGCATCCGCCGGCTTGCTGCAGAAGAACTCGGCTTGCCAACGGCTGATTATCGATTTGCCAGCAGTTTGGAGGAGCTGGAGTCGGCCGCAGCCGAAATCGGATATCCTTGCGTCATTAAGCCTTTAATGAGCTCATCCGGCAAGGGCCAAAGTGTATGCCGGGAACCAGGCGATGTTTCGCGTTGCTGGCAGGCTGCCCTGGAGGGTGCCCGCGCTAAGCAAACGCGTGTTATTGTTGAAGCTTTTGTTCCCTTTATAAGCGAGATTACGTTGCTGACTGTTCGATCTGTCTCAGGAACGCTTTTTTGCCCGCCGATTGGTCATATTCAACGAGACGGAGATTATGTCGAATCGTGGCAGCCCCATGTCATGAGCCCAACTCAGCTTGCAGAGGCAGAGTTCATTGCTCGTCAAGTAACGGATGCGCTTGGGGGTTACGGCGTGTTCGGCGTAGAATTGTTCCTGACGGAAGAGGGGGTCGTATTTAGCGAGGTATCCCCAAGGCCGCATGATACGGGTATGGTCACGATGGTAAGTCAGGACTTGTCGGAGTTCGCGTTGCATGTGAGGGCGATTCTGGGTTTTCCAATTCCCTCAATTGAACTGTTGACCCCTGGTGCCTCCGCTACACTCAAAAGTGATTTTGAAGGAGAGGAATTTGCCATCGCAGGCATAGAAGAAGCTTTGAGGGTGCCAAGAACGCAGGTTCGTGTGTTTGGCAAACCGATTAGCAAACAGGGAAGAAGGATGGCCGTTGCTCTGAGTGGAGCAGAGGATGTTGAAACAGCTCGCAGCCGCGCGAAACAAGCGGCTAGCTCATTAAAGGTGGTAAAGGTCAATGAGTAG
- a CDS encoding GNAT family N-acetyltransferase has translation MSSMVLAPALVIRRSCSGDVEQMLPLMRQLKYPTTPSVLYERLCILEKHAYLCSLVAELDGKLVGTTFLKQHQTHDMIRPVTQITAMVVDEKHRGTGVGRELVEAAEAWAREQGSNQLVLSAGGERNMLAKSFYEHMGFICQGYRLSKLINS, from the coding sequence ATGAGTAGTATGGTGTTGGCACCGGCTTTAGTCATTCGCAGAAGTTGTTCCGGAGATGTCGAGCAAATGCTGCCCTTAATGCGCCAGCTTAAATACCCAACGACGCCTAGTGTGCTGTATGAGCGGCTTTGCATATTGGAGAAGCATGCGTATCTGTGTAGTTTGGTCGCTGAATTGGATGGAAAACTTGTGGGCACAACTTTTTTGAAGCAGCATCAGACCCATGATATGATCCGTCCGGTAACACAGATTACGGCGATGGTCGTTGATGAGAAGCACCGCGGTACCGGTGTCGGTCGAGAGCTTGTTGAGGCGGCTGAAGCTTGGGCACGGGAACAGGGCAGCAATCAGCTCGTTCTCTCCGCTGGTGGAGAACGCAATATGCTGGCGAAGTCTTTTTACGAACATATGGGCTTTATATGCCAGGGATACCGTTTAAGCAAGTTAATTAACTCCTAG
- a CDS encoding response regulator, which yields MYKLILADDEADVREGLIEQVNWESLGYMVMDTAENGKEAAELIEKHVPDVVVTDIQMPFMNGLQLSEWIRAHYPSTKIIILTGYEEFEYAQQAIRLQIDEYILKPFSAGELAAVLQKVKYLIDQELAEHENMQRLKEHYRQNLPILKSLFLSSLVSRRIPEVEIREKSRQYELDLEGRGYMASVISVDSQQLPERKEGDFSAAELSSLHNMKDNELQLFAVLNIADEIIKREQFGRIFIHHEVVVLLSISAVEDQEDVSTRTLEILEEIRFSVERYLKLRVTIGAGSVVMNLSDLVTSYEEAQQAMDYRLILGHNKVIWIHDVESRQSMPFNYDDTCEKKLIRCLKVGSDEELHQLLNELFSVLVDSKMSYEDFQVHVLEMLTTVIRVAKEFGSTWISCLATREHFLDILPKSHVLVKQRPGLQVFASS from the coding sequence ATGTATAAATTAATATTAGCAGATGATGAAGCGGACGTAAGGGAGGGGCTCATAGAGCAAGTCAATTGGGAAAGTCTAGGGTATATGGTCATGGATACGGCGGAGAACGGGAAGGAAGCGGCAGAACTGATTGAGAAACATGTCCCGGATGTCGTTGTGACCGATATTCAAATGCCGTTTATGAACGGCTTGCAGCTGTCGGAATGGATCAGAGCTCATTATCCTTCTACAAAAATTATCATACTTACCGGTTATGAGGAGTTTGAATACGCACAGCAGGCGATCCGATTGCAAATTGATGAATACATACTTAAACCGTTCTCTGCAGGCGAGTTGGCAGCGGTGTTGCAGAAGGTGAAGTATCTTATCGACCAGGAGCTGGCAGAGCACGAGAATATGCAGAGATTGAAGGAGCATTACCGCCAAAACTTGCCGATTTTGAAGAGCTTGTTCCTCTCTTCGCTAGTGTCTCGACGAATACCGGAGGTTGAAATACGGGAGAAGAGCAGGCAGTATGAGCTGGACTTGGAGGGGCGGGGCTATATGGCTTCGGTCATTAGTGTAGACTCACAACAGCTTCCGGAGCGGAAGGAAGGGGATTTCTCGGCAGCCGAATTATCATCTCTGCATAACATGAAGGATAATGAGCTTCAACTGTTTGCAGTGCTGAATATCGCGGATGAAATCATAAAACGGGAACAATTCGGTCGCATCTTCATTCATCATGAAGTCGTCGTGCTGCTCAGCATAAGCGCGGTGGAAGACCAAGAGGATGTTAGCACGAGAACACTGGAGATTCTCGAGGAAATTCGCTTTAGCGTTGAGCGTTATCTCAAGCTACGCGTTACCATTGGAGCAGGTTCGGTCGTCATGAATTTGAGTGATCTTGTGACTTCTTACGAGGAAGCACAGCAGGCGATGGATTACCGTTTGATTCTTGGTCATAATAAAGTGATTTGGATTCATGATGTCGAGTCTCGGCAGAGCATGCCATTCAATTATGACGATACTTGCGAGAAAAAGTTGATTCGCTGCCTTAAGGTGGGAAGCGATGAGGAATTGCATCAATTACTGAACGAGTTATTCTCGGTACTGGTCGACAGCAAGATGTCCTATGAGGATTTCCAAGTGCATGTACTGGAAATGCTAACGACGGTCATTCGAGTTGCTAAAGAATTCGGGTCAACCTGGATCAGTTGTTTGGCGACGAGGGAGCACTTCTTGGATATTTTGCCAAAATCACACGTGTTAGTGAAGCAAAGGCCTGGTTTACAGGTATTTGCGTCAAGTTAA
- a CDS encoding helix-turn-helix transcriptional regulator, translating to MKTTFVNYLLGVRMEAAQYLLRNTELKAFEIAERIGFADPNYFSFCFRKKFGISPKEYRNGAESP from the coding sequence ATGAAAACGACCTTCGTCAATTATTTGCTGGGCGTCCGTATGGAAGCTGCGCAGTATTTACTTCGGAACACAGAATTGAAAGCGTTTGAAATCGCGGAGAGGATAGGTTTTGCCGATCCCAATTACTTCAGCTTCTGCTTTCGGAAGAAATTTGGTATTTCTCCGAAGGAGTATCGAAATGGAGCTGAGTCGCCATGA